One window of Bacteroides sp. AN502(2024) genomic DNA carries:
- a CDS encoding aspartate kinase, which yields MKVLKFGGTSVGSAQRMKEVAKLITDGEQKIVVLSAMSGTTNTLVEISDYLYKKNPEGANEIINKLEAKYKQHIDELFATREYKQKGLEVVKSHFDYIRSYTKDLFTLFEEKVVLAQGELISTAMVNFYLQECGVKSVLLPALEFMRTDKNAEPDPVYIKDKLHAQLELYPDAEIYITQGFICRNAYGEIDNLQRGGSDYTASLIGAAVNASEIQIWTDIDGMHNNDPRIVDKTAPVRQLHFEEAAELAYFGAKILHPTCVQPAKYANIPVRLLNTMDPEAPGTLISNDTEKGKIKAVAAKDNITAIKIKSSRMLLAHGFLRKVFEIFESYQTSIDMICTSEVGVSVTVDNTKHLNEILDDLKKYGTVTVDKGMCIVCVVGDLEWENVGFEAKALDAMRDIPVRMISFGGSNYNISFLIRECDKKVALQSLSDMLFNGK from the coding sequence ATGAAAGTTTTAAAGTTTGGAGGAACTTCCGTAGGTTCTGCTCAGCGCATGAAGGAAGTAGCCAAATTGATTACCGATGGTGAACAGAAGATTGTTGTTCTTTCTGCTATGTCAGGAACAACAAATACATTGGTGGAAATCTCGGACTATCTGTATAAGAAGAATCCGGAGGGTGCCAACGAGATTATTAATAAGCTGGAAGCAAAATATAAACAGCATATTGATGAACTTTTTGCAACCCGGGAATATAAACAGAAAGGTCTGGAAGTGGTCAAATCTCACTTCGACTACATCCGCTCCTATACTAAAGACCTTTTCACTTTGTTCGAAGAGAAAGTGGTTTTAGCACAGGGAGAGCTCATTTCTACGGCGATGGTCAACTTCTATCTACAAGAGTGTGGGGTGAAGTCCGTGTTACTTCCGGCTTTGGAATTCATGCGTACCGACAAGAACGCAGAACCGGATCCTGTATATATTAAGGATAAATTGCATGCTCAATTGGAACTTTATCCGGATGCGGAAATCTATATTACACAAGGTTTTATCTGCCGCAATGCTTACGGGGAGATAGATAACCTGCAACGTGGTGGCAGCGACTACACCGCTTCTCTGATTGGAGCGGCAGTGAATGCTTCCGAAATCCAGATCTGGACAGACATTGACGGTATGCACAATAATGACCCGCGTATTGTTGACAAGACTGCTCCGGTGCGTCAGCTTCATTTTGAGGAAGCGGCTGAGTTGGCTTACTTTGGTGCCAAAATCCTGCATCCTACTTGTGTTCAGCCGGCTAAATATGCCAATATACCTGTCCGCCTGTTGAATACAATGGATCCGGAAGCTCCGGGCACACTCATCTCTAACGATACGGAAAAAGGTAAAATCAAGGCGGTAGCTGCAAAAGACAACATCACTGCCATCAAGATTAAATCCAGCCGTATGTTATTGGCTCACGGTTTCTTGCGTAAGGTATTCGAAATCTTCGAAAGCTATCAGACGTCTATTGATATGATCTGTACGTCGGAGGTCGGGGTCTCTGTTACGGTAGATAATACGAAACATCTTAACGAGATTCTGGATGACTTGAAGAAATACGGAACGGTAACCGTTGATAAAGGAATGTGTATCGTCTGCGTTGTAGGTGACCTTGAATGGGAAAATGTCGGGTTTGAAGCAAAAGCACTCGATGCGATGCGCGACATACCGGTGCGAATGATCTCATTTGGAGGAAGTAACTATAATATCTCCTTCCTCATTCGGGAGTGTGATAAGAAAGTTGCTTTACAATCATTGAGCGATATGCTGTTCAACGGCAAATAA
- the lysA gene encoding diaminopimelate decarboxylase, producing the protein MKGIFPIDKFRTLQTPFYYYDTRVLRDTLAAINREVAKYPNYLVHYAVKANANPKVLTIIREGGMGADCVSGGEIRAAIRAGFPADKIVFAGVGKADWEINLGLEYGIFCFNVESIPELEVINELAAAQNKVANVAFRINPDVGAHTHANITTGLAENKFGISMQDMDKVIDVAQEMKNVKLIGLHFHIGSQILDMGDFVALCNRVNELQDKLEARRILVEHINVGGGLGIDYEHPNRQAVPNFKDYFATYAGQLKLRPCQTLHFELGRAVVGQCGSLISQVLYVKQGTRKKFAILDAGMTDLIRPALYQAFHKMENITSEELLEAYDVVGPICESSDVFGKAIDLNRVKRGDLIAIRSAGAYGEIMASGYNCRELPKGYISDELV; encoded by the coding sequence ATGAAGGGAATATTTCCAATCGATAAATTCCGTACTTTGCAGACACCTTTCTATTATTACGATACCCGAGTGCTGCGTGATACATTGGCGGCTATTAACCGTGAGGTGGCTAAATATCCTAATTATTTAGTGCATTATGCTGTCAAAGCAAATGCCAATCCGAAAGTACTTACCATTATCCGTGAGGGCGGAATGGGAGCCGACTGTGTGAGCGGTGGAGAAATTCGTGCTGCCATCCGTGCCGGATTCCCTGCTGATAAAATTGTTTTTGCAGGAGTAGGTAAAGCTGACTGGGAAATCAACCTCGGGTTGGAGTACGGCATCTTCTGTTTCAATGTAGAGTCTATTCCCGAGCTGGAAGTAATTAATGAATTGGCCGCTGCTCAAAATAAAGTGGCTAATGTGGCTTTTCGTATCAATCCCGATGTGGGCGCACATACCCATGCAAATATCACTACCGGTTTGGCAGAAAACAAATTCGGTATCAGTATGCAGGATATGGACAAGGTGATAGATGTGGCGCAAGAGATGAAAAACGTAAAGTTAATCGGCCTTCACTTCCACATCGGTTCGCAGATCCTGGATATGGGCGATTTTGTGGCCCTCTGTAATCGTGTCAATGAATTGCAGGATAAGTTGGAGGCTCGCCGAATCCTGGTGGAACATATTAACGTAGGAGGGGGGCTGGGAATTGATTACGAACATCCCAACCGGCAGGCTGTCCCGAACTTCAAAGATTACTTTGCTACTTATGCCGGACAATTGAAATTGCGTCCTTGTCAGACCTTACATTTTGAATTGGGGCGTGCAGTTGTGGGGCAATGCGGTTCTTTGATATCTCAGGTGCTGTATGTAAAACAAGGTACCCGGAAGAAATTTGCTATCTTGGATGCAGGTATGACCGATCTTATTCGTCCGGCTCTGTATCAAGCATTCCATAAAATGGAAAATATTACTTCCGAGGAGCTGTTGGAAGCATACGATGTAGTAGGACCGATCTGTGAATCGTCGGATGTTTTCGGGAAAGCGATTGACCTGAACAGGGTGAAGCGCGGCGACTTGATAGCCATTCGCTCTGCTGGTGCTTATGGTGAAATCATGGCTTCCGGATACAATTGTCGTGAACTGCCGAAAGGGTATATCTCTGATGAACTGGTGTGA
- the kbl gene encoding glycine C-acetyltransferase, with protein MYGKMQNYLCQTLAEIKEAGLYKEERLIESAQQAAITVKGKEVLNFCANNYLGLSNHPRLIKASQEMMNSRGYGMSSVRFICGTQDIHKELETAISEFFQTEDTILYAACFDANGGVFEPLFSEEDAIISDSLNHASIIDGVRLCKAKRYRYANADMKDLERCLQEAQAQRFRIIVTDGVFSMDGNVAPMDQICDLAEKYDALVMVDESHSAGVVGATGHGVSELYQTHGRVDIYTGTLGKAFGGALGGFTTGRKEIIDLLRQRSRPYLFSNSLAPGIIGASLEVFKMLKESNALHEKLVENVNYFRDKMTAAGFDIKPTQSAICAVMLYDAKLSQIYAARMQEEGIYVTGFYYPVVPKDQARIRVQISAGHEREHLDKCIAAFIKVGKELHVLK; from the coding sequence ATGTACGGTAAAATGCAAAATTATCTCTGCCAGACATTGGCGGAAATCAAAGAAGCCGGACTTTATAAAGAAGAACGACTAATTGAAAGTGCGCAGCAAGCTGCCATCACTGTAAAAGGCAAGGAAGTATTAAACTTCTGTGCAAATAACTATCTGGGGCTATCCAATCATCCCCGCTTAATCAAGGCTTCGCAGGAAATGATGAATAGCCGTGGCTATGGAATGTCATCCGTCCGCTTCATTTGTGGTACACAAGATATACACAAAGAACTGGAAACCGCCATCTCTGAGTTTTTCCAAACGGAAGACACAATTCTGTATGCTGCCTGCTTCGATGCTAACGGTGGGGTATTCGAACCGCTTTTCTCCGAAGAGGATGCCATTATCTCAGACTCTCTAAATCATGCTTCTATCATTGACGGAGTACGTCTTTGTAAGGCAAAACGTTACCGTTATGCCAATGCCGACATGAAAGATTTGGAAAGATGTCTGCAAGAAGCCCAGGCACAACGTTTCCGCATTATCGTTACGGACGGTGTATTCTCAATGGACGGCAATGTAGCTCCGATGGACCAGATTTGTGATCTTGCCGAGAAATACGATGCACTGGTAATGGTGGATGAATCTCATTCTGCCGGTGTAGTAGGTGCCACCGGTCACGGTGTAAGCGAGTTGTATCAGACTCACGGACGCGTAGATATCTATACCGGAACATTGGGTAAGGCTTTCGGTGGTGCGCTGGGAGGATTTACCACCGGACGTAAAGAAATCATTGATTTACTCCGTCAACGCAGTCGCCCGTATTTGTTCTCCAACTCATTGGCTCCGGGCATCATCGGTGCAAGTCTCGAGGTTTTCAAGATGCTGAAAGAGAGCAATGCGCTGCATGAAAAGTTGGTTGAAAATGTAAACTACTTCCGTGATAAGATGACCGCTGCCGGATTTGATATTAAACCGACCCAAAGTGCTATTTGTGCAGTAATGCTATATGATGCAAAGCTGTCTCAAATTTATGCTGCCCGCATGCAGGAAGAAGGGATCTATGTGACAGGTTTCTACTATCCGGTAGTACCCAAAGATCAGGCCCGCATCCGTGTACAGATTTCTGCAGGACACGAAAGAGAACATCTTGACAAGTGTATCGCAGCCTTTATCAAGGTAGGTAAAGAGCTTCATGTATTGAAATGA
- the murB gene encoding UDP-N-acetylmuramate dehydrogenase encodes MYSLLPYNTFGIDVSATRFLEYSSVEELKRLIAQGAIVTPFLHIGGGSNLLFTKDYDGLILHSRIEGIEVTEEDERSVSVRVGAGVVWDDFVAYCVQHGWYGAENLSLIPGEVGASAVQNIGAYGVEVKDLITAVETVNIQAEERVYSVEECGYTYRNSIFKRPENKSAFVTYVRFRLSKKEHYTLDYGTIRQELEQYPALTLSVVRKVIIDIRESKLPDPKVMGNAGSFFMNPIVSKEKLEALQQEYPRIPYYELEDGRVKIPAGWMIDQCGWKGKALGPAAVHDKQALVLVNRGGAKGSDILALSDAVRASVREKFSIDIYPEVNLIC; translated from the coding sequence ATGTATTCTCTTTTGCCCTACAATACATTCGGCATTGATGTCAGTGCCACTCGCTTTTTAGAATATTCTTCGGTTGAAGAGCTGAAGAGGCTGATTGCGCAAGGTGCCATTGTGACGCCTTTTTTGCATATTGGCGGAGGCAGTAACCTACTGTTTACCAAGGATTACGATGGATTGATACTTCATTCCCGTATTGAAGGAATCGAAGTGACGGAAGAAGATGAACGTTCTGTTTCAGTACGAGTGGGAGCGGGGGTAGTATGGGATGACTTTGTTGCATATTGTGTACAGCATGGATGGTATGGAGCGGAGAACTTGTCACTGATTCCCGGTGAAGTGGGAGCGAGCGCAGTACAGAACATCGGGGCTTATGGCGTTGAAGTGAAAGATCTGATAACGGCTGTGGAAACGGTGAACATTCAAGCTGAAGAACGTGTTTATTCAGTGGAGGAATGTGGATATACCTACCGGAACAGTATCTTTAAGCGTCCGGAAAATAAGTCGGCTTTTGTCACTTATGTTCGTTTCCGGCTTAGTAAAAAAGAACATTATACGTTGGATTATGGAACCATTCGTCAGGAACTTGAACAATATCCGGCATTGACACTTTCTGTTGTACGGAAAGTGATTATTGATATTCGTGAGAGCAAGTTGCCTGACCCGAAAGTGATGGGGAACGCCGGTAGCTTCTTTATGAATCCCATTGTGTCGAAAGAAAAACTGGAAGCCTTACAGCAGGAATATCCTCGGATACCTTACTATGAGCTGGAGGATGGTCGGGTAAAGATTCCGGCTGGATGGATGATTGATCAATGCGGCTGGAAAGGAAAAGCTTTGGGACCGGCAGCTGTGCATGATAAACAAGCGCTGGTATTAGTGAATCGTGGTGGAGCAAAAGGTAGCGATATTCTTGCACTTTCAGATGCAGTCCGAGCCTCTGTTCGTGAGAAGTTCAGCATTGATATCTATCCGGAAGTTAATTTAATCTGTTGA
- the hisIE gene encoding bifunctional phosphoribosyl-AMP cyclohydrolase/phosphoribosyl-ATP diphosphatase HisIE — MELDFDKMNGLVPAIIQDNQTRKVLMLGFMNQEAYDKTVETGKVTFFSRTKNRLWTKGEESGNFLQVVSIKADCDHDTLLVQVDPVGPVCHTGTDTCWGEKNEEPVMFLKVLQDFIDKRHEEMPEGSYTTSLFESGINKMAQKVGEEAVETVIEATNGTDERLIYEGADLIYHMIVLLTAKGYRIEDLARELQERHCSTWKKH, encoded by the coding sequence ATGGAATTGGATTTCGATAAGATGAACGGACTCGTTCCGGCTATCATACAGGACAACCAGACACGTAAGGTCTTGATGTTAGGCTTCATGAATCAAGAAGCTTATGATAAAACGGTAGAAACCGGAAAGGTTACATTCTTTAGCCGTACCAAGAATCGTTTGTGGACAAAAGGCGAAGAAAGCGGTAACTTCCTTCAGGTTGTATCTATAAAGGCCGATTGCGATCATGATACACTACTGGTTCAGGTAGACCCGGTAGGGCCCGTGTGCCACACAGGTACGGATACTTGTTGGGGGGAGAAAAACGAAGAACCGGTTATGTTCCTGAAAGTATTGCAGGATTTCATAGACAAGCGTCATGAGGAGATGCCCGAAGGTTCTTATACTACCAGCCTGTTTGAGTCGGGAATCAATAAGATGGCCCAAAAAGTAGGTGAAGAAGCTGTGGAAACAGTAATCGAAGCAACAAACGGTACTGATGAACGTTTGATTTACGAAGGAGCGGATCTTATTTATCACATGATTGTGTTGCTTACTGCAAAAGGCTATCGTATCGAAGACCTTGCACGTGAACTGCAGGAAAGACACTGTAGCACATGGAAGAAACATTAA
- a CDS encoding cell division ATP-binding protein FtsE produces the protein MDDEALIRYKNVEIHQQELCVLRNVNLELHKGELVYLIGKVGSGKTSLLKTFYGELDVIDGEAEVLGYNMRSVKRKHIPQLRRKLGIVFQDFQLLTDRTVYSNLEFVLRATGWKNRQEIQDRIEEVLQLVGMSNKGYKLPNELSGGEQQRIVIARAVLNSPAIILADEPTGNLDVETGKAIIELLHNICESGSSVVITTHNLQLLKDYPGRVYRCADHRIVEVTDEYVPRQKTIEIDLNIDN, from the coding sequence ATGGATGACGAGGCGTTGATTCGATATAAGAATGTGGAAATCCATCAACAGGAACTCTGTGTGCTAAGGAACGTAAATCTGGAATTGCACAAAGGGGAGTTGGTCTATTTGATCGGAAAAGTGGGCTCGGGAAAAACGAGTCTGCTCAAGACTTTTTATGGCGAACTGGACGTTATTGACGGTGAAGCGGAGGTGCTGGGGTATAATATGCGATCTGTCAAACGGAAGCATATCCCGCAACTGCGCCGGAAGTTAGGCATTGTGTTCCAGGACTTTCAACTGCTTACGGACCGTACGGTATACAGTAATCTGGAATTTGTGCTTCGTGCCACAGGCTGGAAGAACAGACAGGAGATACAAGACCGCATTGAAGAAGTGCTTCAACTGGTGGGAATGTCCAACAAAGGGTATAAACTCCCGAACGAACTTTCCGGTGGCGAGCAGCAGCGTATTGTGATTGCACGTGCCGTACTCAATTCTCCGGCTATTATCCTGGCGGATGAACCAACCGGAAATCTGGATGTAGAGACAGGTAAGGCTATCATTGAGTTGTTGCACAATATCTGCGAATCCGGTTCGTCTGTAGTGATAACGACACACAATTTGCAATTGTTGAAAGATTATCCGGGCAGGGTATATCGTTGTGCCGACCATCGGATTGTAGAGGTGACCGATGAATATGTGCCCAGACAGAAAACAATAGAAATAGATTTAAATATAGATAACTAA
- a CDS encoding MBL fold metallo-hydrolase translates to MKVRIIGSGTSTGVPQIGCTCPVCTSADPKDNRLRASAIVETEDARILIDCGPDFRTQVLHLPFAKIDGVLITHEHYDHVGGLDDLRPFCRFGSVPIYAENYVAQGLRLRMPYCFVDHRYPGVPDIPLQEIVAGQAFSVNHTEVLPLRVMHGRLPILGYRIGQLGYITDMLTMPEESYEQLAGIDVLIMNALRIASHPTHQNLEQALAVAQRIQAKKTYFIHMSHDMGLHAEVEKNLPENIHLAFDGLDIYL, encoded by the coding sequence GTGAAAGTAAGAATCATAGGAAGTGGAACATCGACGGGAGTACCCCAAATCGGTTGTACATGTCCGGTTTGTACTTCTGCCGATCCAAAAGATAACCGGTTGCGTGCATCTGCTATTGTCGAGACAGAGGATGCACGGATTTTGATAGATTGTGGACCGGATTTCCGGACACAGGTATTGCATCTTCCTTTTGCGAAGATAGACGGAGTGCTCATTACACATGAACATTATGACCATGTAGGCGGGTTGGATGATTTACGTCCGTTTTGCCGGTTTGGCTCAGTGCCTATTTATGCGGAAAATTATGTGGCGCAAGGCCTGCGTTTGCGTATGCCCTATTGTTTTGTCGACCATCGTTATCCGGGTGTCCCCGACATCCCTTTGCAGGAGATTGTGGCAGGACAGGCCTTTTCGGTTAACCACACGGAAGTGCTTCCTTTGCGCGTGATGCATGGCCGATTGCCGATTCTGGGGTATCGTATCGGGCAATTAGGTTATATCACTGATATGCTGACCATGCCCGAAGAATCTTATGAACAATTGGCAGGAATAGATGTTTTAATAATGAATGCACTTCGGATTGCTTCGCATCCTACCCATCAGAATTTGGAACAGGCATTGGCGGTAGCGCAGCGCATTCAGGCAAAGAAGACGTACTTTATACACATGAGTCATGATATGGGCTTGCACGCGGAGGTTGAAAAGAACCTTCCGGAAAATATTCACTTGGCATTCGATGGATTAGACATCTATCTTTGA
- a CDS encoding ferritin has protein sequence MISEKLQNAINEQIAAEMWSSNLYLAISFFFEKEGFSGFAHWMKKQSQEEMGHAYDMASYIIKRGGTAKVDKIDVVPNGWGTPLEVFEHVYKHECHVSQLVDKLVDVAAAEKDKATQDFLWGFVREQVEEEATVQGIVDKIKKAGDAGIFFVDSQLGQR, from the coding sequence ATGATTTCAGAAAAATTACAAAATGCAATTAACGAACAGATTGCTGCTGAAATGTGGTCTTCCAACCTGTATTTAGCAATATCTTTCTTTTTTGAGAAAGAAGGTTTCAGCGGTTTTGCTCATTGGATGAAAAAGCAATCTCAAGAAGAAATGGGACATGCTTATGACATGGCATCTTATATCATCAAGCGTGGAGGAACTGCTAAAGTTGATAAAATAGATGTTGTTCCTAACGGATGGGGCACTCCTTTGGAAGTGTTCGAACACGTTTATAAACATGAATGTCATGTTTCTCAATTGGTAGATAAGTTGGTGGACGTAGCTGCTGCTGAAAAAGACAAAGCAACACAAGATTTCTTGTGGGGATTTGTTCGCGAACAGGTAGAAGAAGAAGCTACGGTACAAGGTATTGTTGACAAAATCAAGAAAGCCGGTGATGCTGGAATTTTCTTTGTTGATTCACAATTGGGACAGCGTTAA
- a CDS encoding DUF4348 domain-containing protein: MKKLIAGVILLGILSSCGNKKTNIDPFASITKEVDSIRWTADSIHHEKSSEDPQPIQADESFDDFIYNFASDDVLQRQRVKFPLPYYTGDKKLNIEESNWKHDDLFTKQLYYTLLFDREEDMDLVGDTSLTSVQVEWMFVKTRMMKRYYFERIKGAWVLEAINLRPIEQSDDENFVEFFGHFATDSLFQSQRVREPLAFVTTDPDDDFSILETTLDLNQWFAFKPALPVDRLSNINYGQRNDDDSPTKILALKGIGNGFSNILYFHRTAGGWELYKFEDTSI; the protein is encoded by the coding sequence ATGAAAAAACTAATTGCAGGGGTCATATTGCTCGGTATATTGAGCTCTTGTGGAAACAAGAAAACAAATATTGACCCCTTCGCATCTATTACTAAAGAAGTGGATTCTATCCGGTGGACCGCTGATTCTATCCACCATGAAAAATCATCGGAAGATCCGCAGCCTATACAGGCGGATGAATCTTTCGATGATTTTATCTACAATTTTGCTTCCGATGATGTGTTGCAGCGTCAGCGTGTGAAATTTCCATTGCCCTATTACACTGGAGATAAAAAGTTGAATATTGAGGAAAGCAATTGGAAGCATGATGACTTGTTTACGAAACAGCTTTATTATACACTTCTGTTTGATAGAGAGGAAGACATGGATTTAGTAGGAGACACCTCCCTCACTTCCGTGCAGGTAGAGTGGATGTTCGTGAAAACACGGATGATGAAGAGATATTATTTTGAACGTATCAAAGGCGCATGGGTGCTGGAGGCAATCAACCTGAGGCCTATTGAGCAAAGTGATGATGAAAACTTTGTCGAGTTTTTCGGACATTTTGCAACGGATAGTCTTTTTCAGAGTCAGCGTGTGCGGGAGCCATTAGCTTTTGTAACCACCGATCCGGACGATGATTTTTCTATTCTGGAGACGACTCTTGATCTTAATCAGTGGTTTGCTTTCAAACCTGCGCTTCCTGTCGATCGCCTTTCTAATATAAACTACGGACAGCGGAATGATGATGATTCGCCCACGAAAATATTGGCGTTGAAAGGTATCGGCAATGGCTTTTCCAATATCCTTTATTTCCACCGGACAGCCGGAGGATGGGAATTGTATAAGTTTGAAGATACAAGTATCTGA
- a CDS encoding DUF2721 domain-containing protein, with product MEELTLTTPTLLFSAVSLILLAYTNRFLSYAQLVRQLRDRYVENPSDITEAQIENLRKRLNLTRTMQGLGIASLFLCVVSMFLIYIGLQLFSAYVFGLALILLIASLGVSFHEIQISTRSLEIYLGTMEKGKNKK from the coding sequence ATGGAAGAACTGACTCTCACGACTCCTACCCTGCTTTTCTCGGCAGTTTCATTGATTTTATTGGCTTACACCAACCGTTTCTTATCGTATGCCCAACTTGTACGCCAACTGCGTGACCGCTACGTAGAAAACCCTTCGGACATCACTGAAGCTCAAATCGAGAATTTACGAAAACGGTTGAACCTGACCCGCACGATGCAAGGACTGGGCATTGCAAGTCTTTTTCTTTGTGTAGTCAGTATGTTCCTTATTTATATCGGACTGCAATTATTCTCTGCTTACGTATTCGGATTGGCTTTAATCCTATTGATAGCATCCCTTGGCGTATCTTTCCACGAAATACAGATATCCACCCGTTCACTGGAGATTTACCTGGGAACAATGGAGAAAGGGAAAAACAAGAAATAA
- a CDS encoding NAD-dependent epimerase/dehydratase family protein: MENILIIGATGQIGSELTMELRKRYGNANVVAGYIPGAEPKGELKESGPSAIADVTDGEMVASVVKEYHIDTIYNLAALLSVVAESKPKLAWKIGIDGLWNVLEVAREQGCAVFTPSSIGSFGASTPHTKTPQDTIQRPRTMYGVTKVTTELLSDYYFNKYGVDTRAVRFPGIISNVTPPGGGTTDYAVDIYYSAVKGKKFVCPIKQGTLMDMMYMPDALNAAIMLMEADPTRLIHRNAFNIASMSFDPETIYQAIKKHMPQFEMIYEVDPLKQRIADSWPDSLDDTCAREEWGWKPVYDLESMTVDMLEKLREKLK, encoded by the coding sequence ATGGAAAACATTTTGATTATTGGAGCTACCGGACAGATAGGGTCGGAGCTAACGATGGAGCTACGTAAACGTTATGGAAATGCAAATGTCGTAGCAGGTTATATACCAGGCGCAGAGCCTAAAGGGGAATTGAAGGAGTCGGGACCTTCAGCTATTGCTGATGTTACGGATGGAGAGATGGTTGCATCTGTGGTCAAAGAGTATCACATCGATACGATTTATAATTTGGCTGCTCTGTTATCCGTAGTCGCCGAGTCGAAACCCAAGTTGGCTTGGAAAATAGGTATCGATGGATTATGGAATGTGTTGGAAGTGGCACGTGAACAAGGATGCGCGGTGTTTACTCCGAGTTCTATCGGGTCGTTTGGCGCTAGTACGCCTCATACAAAAACGCCACAGGACACTATTCAGCGTCCGCGTACCATGTATGGGGTCACTAAAGTAACGACAGAGTTGTTGAGTGATTATTATTTTAATAAATACGGTGTTGATACCCGTGCTGTCCGTTTCCCGGGCATTATTTCGAATGTGACTCCTCCGGGAGGAGGTACGACCGATTATGCTGTTGATATATACTATTCGGCAGTGAAAGGGAAAAAATTTGTGTGCCCCATTAAGCAAGGCACTTTAATGGACATGATGTATATGCCGGATGCATTGAATGCAGCAATTATGCTGATGGAAGCCGATCCGACAAGATTGATACATCGCAATGCTTTCAATATCGCTTCCATGAGCTTTGATCCGGAAACGATATATCAGGCTATTAAAAAGCATATGCCGCAGTTTGAGATGATCTATGAGGTAGATCCTTTGAAACAGCGCATAGCTGATAGTTGGCCCGACAGTCTGGACGATACCTGTGCTCGCGAAGAGTGGGGATGGAAGCCTGTCTATGATTTGGAAAGCATGACGGTGGATATGCTTGAAAAATTAAGAGAGAAACTGAAATAA